A DNA window from Methylobacterium sp. NMS14P contains the following coding sequences:
- a CDS encoding DNA translocase FtsK — MRSLRRPASPYETFVDSVRPFLGKRLTELGGFVLFTGAVALTVALATWSIDDPSLNHATDHAAHNVLGQPGAVVADLAMQILGLGSLAFVLPPVLWGIRLMRERNLPEGGLRIALWIIGFCAASAVASALPPTTRWPLPTGLGGVAGDGLLSMARVIVGAVSSAAAHLVGFGYAAVAILSLTGACRFGAVEEDSLHDDPYPVRRAPARGRDSGRDEREDADEPSLGLVGVGALAQGLMGLRGAAADRIAAWRAGRAEPIDGASPALAARRAFTDADLPWAEHLPEGRQAGASRREPVFDASEDSPAAPTRRAAPPRDDAEDDPEAFEAPQRPVPPRAEPTASRVAPPPAAPVPARRAPAPPVRPEDYALPALDLLAAPRGPSQASLISADALEQNATLLEATLGDFGVRGDILAVRPGPVVTLYELEPAPGTKSSRVIALADDIARSMSAVSARVAVVPGRNAIGIELPNAKRETVYLRELLASTDFAESKHKLALCLGKNIGGEPIIADLARMPHLLVAGTTGSGKSVAINTMILSLLYRLKPEECRLIMVDPKMLELSVYDGIPHLLSPVVTDPKKAVIALKWAVREMEERYKKMAKIAVRNIDGYNARVAEAAARGEVLTRTVQTGFDRHTGEAVYEDEAMDLAPLPYIVIVVDEMADLMMVAGKDIEGAIQRLAQMARAAGIHLIMATQRPSVDVITGTIKANFPTRISFQVTSKIDSRTILGEMGAEQLLGQGDMLFMAGGGRTTRVHGPFCSDSEVESVVAHLKRQGRPSYLDAVTADDEEGAAEKGAKGKAGAAELELDGAVFDQGSFGEAGGDLYDQAVQVVLRDQKASTSYIQRRLQIGYNRAASLMERMEIEGIVGPANHAGKREILVEEAVG; from the coding sequence ATGCGCTCGCTTCGCCGTCCCGCATCGCCCTACGAAACTTTCGTCGACAGCGTGCGCCCCTTCCTGGGCAAGCGCCTGACGGAGCTCGGCGGCTTCGTGCTGTTCACCGGCGCGGTCGCGCTGACCGTGGCGCTGGCCACGTGGTCGATCGACGACCCGAGCCTCAACCACGCCACCGACCACGCCGCCCACAACGTCCTCGGCCAGCCGGGCGCCGTCGTGGCCGACCTCGCCATGCAGATCCTGGGCCTGGGTTCCCTGGCCTTCGTGCTGCCGCCGGTCCTCTGGGGCATCCGGCTGATGCGGGAGCGCAACCTGCCCGAGGGCGGGCTGCGCATCGCCCTCTGGATCATCGGCTTCTGCGCGGCCAGCGCGGTGGCGAGCGCGCTCCCGCCGACGACCCGCTGGCCGCTGCCCACGGGCCTCGGCGGCGTGGCCGGCGACGGCCTGCTGTCGATGGCGCGGGTGATCGTCGGCGCGGTCTCGTCGGCGGCGGCCCACCTGGTCGGCTTCGGCTACGCCGCGGTGGCGATCCTCAGCCTGACCGGCGCCTGCCGATTCGGCGCCGTCGAGGAGGACAGCCTGCACGACGATCCCTACCCGGTCCGGCGCGCGCCGGCGCGCGGGCGGGATTCGGGCCGCGACGAGCGCGAGGATGCCGACGAGCCGAGCCTCGGCCTCGTGGGTGTCGGCGCCCTGGCGCAGGGGCTGATGGGCCTGCGCGGCGCCGCGGCCGACCGGATCGCCGCGTGGCGCGCCGGCCGGGCCGAGCCGATCGACGGCGCGTCGCCCGCCCTCGCGGCCCGCCGCGCTTTCACGGACGCCGATCTCCCCTGGGCCGAGCACCTGCCCGAGGGGCGGCAGGCCGGCGCGAGCCGGCGCGAGCCCGTCTTCGACGCGTCCGAGGACTCCCCCGCAGCGCCGACCCGCCGCGCCGCGCCGCCGCGGGACGACGCGGAGGACGATCCTGAGGCGTTCGAGGCGCCGCAGCGCCCGGTCCCGCCGCGGGCCGAGCCGACCGCGTCCCGGGTGGCGCCGCCGCCCGCCGCGCCCGTGCCGGCCCGCCGCGCGCCCGCGCCGCCCGTCCGGCCCGAGGATTACGCCCTGCCCGCCCTCGACCTGCTGGCGGCCCCCCGCGGCCCGTCCCAGGCGAGCCTGATCTCGGCCGATGCCCTGGAGCAGAACGCCACGCTGCTGGAGGCGACGCTCGGCGATTTCGGGGTGCGCGGCGACATCCTGGCGGTGCGGCCGGGCCCGGTCGTCACCCTGTACGAGCTCGAGCCCGCGCCGGGCACTAAGTCCAGCCGCGTGATCGCGCTGGCCGACGACATCGCCCGGTCGATGTCGGCGGTCTCGGCCCGCGTCGCGGTCGTGCCCGGCCGGAACGCCATCGGCATCGAGCTGCCGAACGCCAAGCGCGAGACGGTGTACCTGCGCGAGCTCCTGGCCTCGACGGATTTCGCCGAGAGCAAGCACAAGCTGGCGCTGTGCTTAGGGAAGAACATCGGCGGCGAGCCGATCATCGCCGACCTCGCGCGCATGCCCCACCTCTTGGTCGCCGGCACCACCGGCTCGGGCAAGTCGGTGGCGATCAACACCATGATCCTCAGCCTGCTCTACCGGCTGAAGCCGGAAGAGTGCCGCCTGATCATGGTCGATCCGAAGATGCTGGAGCTGTCGGTCTACGACGGCATCCCGCACCTGCTCTCCCCGGTCGTCACCGACCCCAAGAAGGCGGTGATCGCCCTCAAGTGGGCCGTGCGCGAGATGGAGGAGCGCTACAAGAAGATGGCCAAGATCGCGGTGCGCAACATCGACGGCTACAACGCCCGGGTCGCCGAGGCGGCGGCGCGCGGCGAGGTGCTGACCCGGACCGTGCAGACCGGCTTCGACCGCCACACCGGCGAGGCTGTGTACGAGGACGAGGCGATGGACCTGGCGCCGCTGCCGTACATCGTGATCGTGGTGGACGAGATGGCCGACCTGATGATGGTGGCCGGCAAGGACATCGAGGGGGCGATCCAGCGGCTGGCGCAGATGGCGCGCGCGGCGGGCATCCACCTGATCATGGCGACGCAGCGGCCGTCGGTTGACGTGATCACCGGCACGATCAAGGCGAACTTCCCGACCCGGATCAGCTTCCAGGTGACGAGCAAGATCGACAGCCGCACGATCCTGGGCGAGATGGGCGCCGAGCAGCTTCTGGGCCAGGGCGACATGCTGTTCATGGCCGGCGGCGGGCGCACGACGCGGGTGCACGGGCCGTTCTGCTCGGACAGCGAGGTCGAGAGCGTGGTCGCCCACCTCAAGCGCCAGGGCCGCCCCAGCTACCTCGACGCCGTCACGGCCGACGACGAGGAGGGCGCGGCCGAGAAGGGCGCGAAGGGCAAGGCCGGTGCCGCGGAGCTCGAGCTCGACGGCGCGGTGTTCGACCAGGGCTCCTTCGGCGAGGCCGGCGGCGACCTCTACGATCAGGCCGTGCAGGTGGTGCTGCGCGACCAGAAGGCGTCGACCAGCTACATCCAGCGCCGCCTGCAGATCGGCTACAACCGCGCCGCCTCGCTCATGGAGCGGATGGAGATCGAGGGCATCGTCGGGCCGGCCAACCACGCCGGCAAGCGCGAGATCCTCGTCGAGGAGGCGGTCGGCTGA
- the mtnA gene encoding S-methyl-5-thioribose-1-phosphate isomerase — MNIDGQPYRTIFPDPDGVSVQVIDQTRLPFAFELKRLATLEDAAVAIRTMIVRGAPLIGVTAAYGMALAMRADASHDGIDRAVATLAATRPTAINLRWALDRVSANLRQIAPDERFARAFAEAGRIAEEDVASCRSIGAHGGQIIADLHAARGGDRPITVLTHCNAGWLATVDWGTALAPIYAAHERGVPVHVLVDETRPRSQGAALTAFELNGHGVPHTVIADNAGGHLMQHGGVDLCIVGSDRTTASGDVCNKIGTYLKALAAHDNGVPFYAALPFSTIDWTLDDGVKEIPIEERDGREVTHMTGRLPDGGFATIEVVSPGSPVANPAFDVTPSRLVTGIITERGICAASREGLYGLYPERRRAA, encoded by the coding sequence ATGAATATCGACGGCCAGCCCTACCGCACGATCTTCCCGGACCCGGACGGCGTCAGCGTCCAGGTGATCGACCAGACCCGCCTGCCCTTCGCGTTCGAGCTGAAGCGCCTCGCCACGCTGGAGGACGCCGCGGTGGCGATCCGCACGATGATCGTGCGGGGCGCGCCCCTGATCGGCGTCACGGCCGCCTACGGGATGGCGCTCGCCATGCGCGCCGACGCCTCGCACGACGGGATCGACCGGGCGGTGGCGACCCTCGCGGCGACGCGCCCGACCGCGATCAACCTGCGCTGGGCGCTCGACCGGGTCTCCGCCAACCTGCGCCAGATCGCGCCGGACGAGCGCTTCGCCCGCGCCTTCGCGGAGGCCGGCCGCATCGCCGAGGAGGACGTGGCGAGCTGCCGCTCGATCGGCGCCCACGGCGGTCAGATCATCGCCGACCTCCACGCGGCCCGGGGCGGCGACCGGCCGATCACCGTGCTGACCCACTGCAACGCCGGCTGGCTGGCCACGGTGGACTGGGGCACGGCGCTCGCGCCGATCTACGCCGCCCACGAGCGGGGCGTGCCGGTCCACGTCCTGGTCGACGAGACCCGGCCGCGCAGCCAGGGCGCCGCGCTCACGGCCTTCGAGCTGAACGGCCACGGCGTGCCGCACACGGTCATCGCCGACAATGCCGGCGGCCACCTCATGCAGCACGGCGGCGTCGATCTCTGCATCGTCGGCTCGGACCGGACCACGGCGAGCGGCGACGTCTGCAACAAGATCGGCACCTACCTGAAGGCGCTGGCGGCCCACGACAACGGCGTGCCGTTCTACGCCGCCCTGCCGTTCTCGACCATCGACTGGACCCTCGACGACGGGGTGAAGGAGATCCCGATCGAGGAGCGCGACGGGCGCGAGGTCACCCACATGACCGGCCGGTTGCCCGACGGCGGCTTCGCCACGATCGAGGTCGTCTCCCCCGGCAGCCCGGTGGCCAACCCCGCCTTCGACGTGACGCCGTCGCGCCTCGTGACCGGGATCATCACCGAGCGCGGCATCTGCGCGGCGAGCCGCGAGGGCCTGTACGGGCTCTACCCGGAGCGCCGCCGGGCGGCGTGA
- a CDS encoding class I SAM-dependent methyltransferase, with the protein MAKFHFVEDYEAYVRQLMRDLPLDEAMSVAVGGDYDRIGAIECEILHHFGLRDGQSVVDFGCGSGRLAVHLARTGTVAYLGLDVVQDLLDYAKRRCPRDYRFARNTALSLPVADGSVDLVSAFSVFTHLLHTECYIYLEEMHRALRPGGRVVASFLEFSMASHWGVFTKTVGEQRTSTVPHLNTFIERSVWQTWADHIGFDSVTFLDGTAAPWPSGVYLGQSLAVLGKAPA; encoded by the coding sequence ATGGCGAAATTTCATTTCGTCGAGGATTACGAGGCGTACGTCCGCCAGCTGATGCGCGACCTGCCCCTGGACGAGGCGATGAGCGTGGCGGTGGGCGGCGACTACGACCGCATCGGCGCGATCGAGTGCGAGATCCTCCACCATTTCGGGCTCCGGGACGGCCAGTCCGTGGTCGATTTCGGGTGCGGCTCCGGGCGCCTGGCGGTTCACCTCGCCCGCACCGGCACCGTCGCGTATCTGGGCCTCGACGTCGTCCAGGACCTGCTGGACTACGCCAAGCGCCGCTGTCCCAGGGACTACCGCTTCGCCCGGAACACCGCGCTGTCGCTGCCGGTCGCCGACGGCAGCGTCGACCTCGTCTCGGCCTTCAGCGTGTTCACGCATCTCCTGCACACGGAGTGCTACATCTACCTGGAGGAGATGCACCGCGCCCTCAGGCCCGGGGGCCGCGTCGTGGCCTCGTTCCTCGAGTTCAGCATGGCCTCGCACTGGGGCGTCTTCACCAAGACCGTCGGCGAGCAGCGCACCAGCACGGTGCCGCACCTCAACACGTTCATCGAGCGCAGCGTCTGGCAGACCTGGGCCGACCATATCGGCTTCGACAGCGTGACGTTCCTCGACGGGACGGCGGCGCCGTGGCCCTCGGGGGTCTATCTGGGCCAGTCCCTCGCGGTGCTCGGCAAGGCGCCGGCCTGA
- a CDS encoding MaoC family dehydratase — protein MPDPALEDFSVGDVIVGAPLTVTRDDIVGFAKDFDFQPFHLDEAAAETTFAGRLIGSGWHTAALGMRLLQQGPFKGGSSLGAPGIDELRWLAPVLPGDALTLTFRVAGLRDSASKPGLGFLTAEVALANQRGETVLTQRFTFMLARRGTDPLPPRPVEIGVPGPVTEPEDAEILPFLRDAEIGAVRELGAYPFSAEAIVAFARAYDPQAFHLDHDAAKRSHFGGLCASGWHTTAAYMNRMLTTRARDAAYTAARGPVPEAGPSPGFKNLRWLKPVYAGDTVRFSAKLTDKRASASRPGWGLAFARNTGVNQRGEAVFAFDSAVFHQWEP, from the coding sequence ATGCCCGATCCCGCCCTCGAAGACTTCTCCGTCGGCGACGTGATCGTCGGGGCGCCGCTGACGGTGACCCGCGACGACATCGTGGGCTTCGCGAAGGATTTCGACTTCCAGCCCTTCCACCTCGACGAGGCGGCGGCGGAGACGACCTTCGCGGGCCGGCTGATCGGCTCGGGCTGGCACACGGCGGCCCTGGGCATGCGCCTGCTCCAGCAGGGGCCGTTCAAGGGCGGCTCGTCGCTGGGCGCGCCCGGCATCGACGAGCTGCGGTGGCTCGCGCCGGTCCTGCCGGGGGACGCCCTGACGCTGACCTTCCGGGTCGCGGGCCTGCGCGACTCGGCCTCGAAGCCGGGCCTCGGCTTCCTGACCGCCGAGGTCGCCCTCGCCAACCAGCGCGGCGAGACCGTGCTGACCCAGCGCTTCACCTTCATGCTGGCCCGCCGCGGCACCGACCCCCTGCCCCCGCGGCCGGTCGAGATCGGCGTGCCGGGGCCGGTCACCGAGCCGGAGGATGCCGAGATCCTGCCGTTCCTGCGGGACGCCGAGATCGGCGCCGTCCGGGAGCTGGGCGCCTACCCGTTCAGCGCCGAGGCGATCGTGGCCTTCGCGCGGGCCTACGACCCGCAGGCCTTCCACCTCGACCACGACGCGGCCAAGCGCAGCCATTTCGGCGGCCTCTGCGCCTCCGGCTGGCACACGACCGCCGCCTACATGAACCGCATGCTCACGACCCGCGCCCGGGATGCCGCCTACACGGCCGCCCGCGGGCCGGTCCCGGAGGCGGGGCCCTCCCCCGGGTTCAAGAACCTGCGCTGGCTGAAGCCGGTCTACGCGGGCGACACGGTCCGGTTCAGCGCCAAGCTCACCGACAAGCGCGCCTCGGCGTCGCGGCCCGGCTGGGGGCTGGCCTTCGCGCGCAACACCGGCGTGAACCAGCGCGGCGAGGCGGTTTTCGCCTTCGACAGCGCGGTCTTCCACCAGTGGGAGCCGTGA
- the ychF gene encoding redox-regulated ATPase YchF → MGFKCGIVGLPNVGKSTLFNALTQTAAAQAANYPFCTIEPNVGEVAVPDPRLNDLARIASSKEIIPTRLTFVDIAGLVRGASKGEGLGNQFLANIREVDAIAHVVRCFTDGDVTHVEGKVDPAADIETIETELMLADLDSLERRAQALEKKAKGADKEAKETLDLVNRALPLLREGKPARLVERKPDEEKLFQSLGLMTAKPVLYVCNVDEGDADKGNAYSDAVFARAKAEGAVAVVVSAKIESEIAVMPEADQAEFLEAVGLTEPGLNRVIRAGYDLLGLVTYFTVGPKEARAWTITKGTRAPGAAGVIHSDFEKGFIRAETIAFKDYTTLNGEAGARDAGKLRLEGKDYVVQDGDVLHFRFAT, encoded by the coding sequence ATGGGCTTCAAATGCGGCATCGTCGGCCTGCCGAACGTCGGCAAGTCGACCCTCTTCAACGCGCTGACGCAGACGGCGGCCGCCCAGGCGGCGAACTACCCGTTCTGCACCATCGAACCGAATGTCGGCGAGGTGGCGGTGCCCGATCCGCGGCTGAATGACCTCGCCCGGATCGCCTCCTCGAAGGAGATCATCCCGACGCGGCTGACCTTCGTGGACATCGCCGGCCTCGTGCGCGGCGCCTCCAAGGGCGAGGGCCTGGGCAACCAGTTCCTGGCCAATATCCGCGAGGTCGACGCGATCGCCCACGTGGTCCGCTGCTTCACGGACGGCGACGTCACCCACGTGGAGGGCAAGGTCGATCCGGCCGCCGACATCGAGACCATCGAGACCGAGCTGATGCTCGCCGACCTCGACAGCCTGGAGCGCCGCGCCCAGGCGCTGGAGAAGAAGGCCAAAGGCGCCGACAAGGAGGCCAAGGAGACCCTCGACCTCGTCAACCGCGCCCTGCCGCTGCTGCGCGAGGGCAAGCCCGCCCGCCTCGTGGAGCGCAAGCCCGACGAGGAGAAGCTGTTCCAGTCGCTCGGCCTGATGACGGCCAAGCCCGTCCTCTACGTCTGCAACGTCGACGAGGGCGACGCCGACAAGGGCAACGCCTACTCGGACGCGGTCTTCGCCCGCGCCAAGGCAGAGGGCGCCGTGGCGGTGGTGGTCTCGGCCAAGATCGAGAGCGAGATCGCCGTGATGCCGGAGGCCGACCAGGCCGAGTTCCTGGAGGCGGTGGGCCTCACCGAGCCGGGCCTCAACCGGGTGATCCGCGCCGGCTACGACCTGCTCGGCCTCGTCACCTACTTCACGGTCGGCCCCAAGGAGGCCCGCGCCTGGACGATCACCAAGGGCACCCGCGCCCCCGGGGCGGCCGGGGTGATCCACTCGGATTTCGAGAAGGGCTTCATCCGCGCGGAGACCATCGCGTTCAAGGACTACACGACGCTCAACGGCGAGGCCGGGGCTCGGGACGCCGGCAAGCTCCGGCTGGAGGGCAAGGACTACGTGGTGCAGGACGGCGACGTGCTGCATTTCCGCTTCGCCACGTAA
- the pth gene encoding aminoacyl-tRNA hydrolase, with protein MRLIVGLGNPGARYAGNRHNIGFLAVDAIARQHRASPFRHRFQGEAAEVVLGPERAILLKPSTFMNESGRAVSEAQRFYKIPLADVIVLHDELDLAPAKLRVKLGGGNAGHNGLRSITAQCGNDYRRVRLGIGHPGDKALVHAYVLNDFGKAELPWVEDLCRAVADHAALLAAGEDASFQNKVHLAMAGRGWDDVKTLGARN; from the coding sequence ATGCGGCTGATCGTCGGCCTCGGAAACCCGGGCGCGCGCTACGCGGGCAACCGCCACAATATCGGCTTCCTCGCCGTCGACGCGATCGCCCGCCAGCACCGGGCGAGCCCGTTCCGCCACCGCTTCCAGGGCGAGGCCGCCGAGGTGGTGCTCGGCCCGGAGCGGGCGATCCTCCTGAAGCCCTCGACCTTCATGAACGAGTCCGGCCGCGCGGTCTCGGAGGCGCAGCGCTTCTACAAGATCCCGCTGGCCGACGTGATCGTGCTGCACGACGAGCTCGACCTCGCCCCCGCCAAGCTCCGGGTGAAGCTCGGCGGCGGCAATGCCGGCCATAACGGCCTGCGCTCGATCACCGCGCAGTGCGGCAACGACTACCGCCGGGTGCGGCTCGGCATCGGCCATCCCGGCGACAAGGCGCTGGTCCATGCCTACGTGCTCAACGATTTCGGCAAGGCCGAGCTGCCCTGGGTCGAGGATCTCTGCCGGGCCGTGGCCGACCACGCCGCCCTGCTCGCCGCGGGCGAGGACGCGAGCTTCCAGAACAAGGTCCACCTCGCCATGGCCGGCCGCGGCTGGGACGACGTGAAGACGCTGGGCGCCAGAAATTGA
- a CDS encoding FUSC family protein, translating to MPGRRAPVGRPSLTAPSPTASPPGRLRRRLAAGRGSLSRPGGDLRRLPTGLDLRNVRLVEGVRAAFAFGVVILLNIWIQWSPLLTMALAANLACFCDNGGPMRARLRVLTAFSFLGGLLWAGLGLIQPLGLPVVVPVACALIFACSYARVWSVQAQSAGNVLVVVLCIALDRPLDVAQAAVTAAMFAAGGLWATFLALVIWRLHPYRPAHRAVAEVWHNLARLCGDLERLVALPEPDTAAFDGHARGHRRGVRASIETARTMILDLARSRERVSDRTAQALLRLESAEQIFAALIAVGELIDSRPDARRRALAKVFLRRLRPLLVTIARAIRDDVNLDLARLEHSIARVAEGLSEDPTLARLADRIVGRVRIGAKLSTPEGYRPGGTITEGGSLDRWTRYVGPLAQNFTLASPNLRHALRASAVAAPALAATLTYAGAFTHWLVMTVVLTMQPFYAATWQRALERIGGTVLGGLVGAVLAYYATSPLAEAGLILVLSIVGFAARQISYGFFVTCLTPLVVLLVELLEPGHSSWEIVAMRGGFTVLGGVIAVASCLVLWPIWEPDQVRQELRRALKAQAGLAEAVLRAPPGEGREAAIAAQSREAGLALNDLEAALSRALQQPRAGSHPEVESALVADATLRRISARLIVLRHAPEAAAPEAEPWRAWITATLAALGADRPVPERPALDRGQSLVRLVSQVDLLVGTLRPGEIRAATVAEDVAPASGHGTDARTGQPVLPS from the coding sequence ATGCCGGGGCGCCGCGCCCCCGTCGGGAGACCGAGCTTGACCGCGCCGAGTCCCACAGCCTCGCCCCCCGGACGTCTCCGGCGCCGCCTCGCCGCCGGCCGGGGCAGCCTGAGCCGGCCGGGCGGCGACCTGCGGCGCCTGCCCACGGGCCTCGACCTCCGGAACGTGCGGCTCGTGGAGGGCGTGCGCGCCGCCTTCGCGTTCGGCGTCGTCATCCTCCTCAACATCTGGATCCAGTGGTCGCCGCTGCTGACCATGGCGCTCGCCGCCAACCTCGCCTGCTTCTGCGACAACGGCGGCCCGATGCGCGCGCGCCTGCGCGTCCTCACCGCCTTCTCGTTCCTCGGCGGCCTGCTCTGGGCCGGCCTCGGCCTGATCCAGCCCCTCGGCCTGCCGGTGGTCGTCCCGGTCGCCTGCGCGCTGATCTTCGCCTGCTCGTACGCGCGCGTCTGGAGCGTGCAGGCCCAGTCGGCCGGCAACGTGCTCGTGGTGGTGCTGTGCATCGCCCTCGACCGGCCGCTCGACGTCGCGCAGGCGGCCGTCACCGCGGCGATGTTCGCGGCCGGCGGTCTCTGGGCGACCTTCCTCGCCCTGGTCATCTGGCGGCTGCACCCGTACCGGCCGGCCCACCGGGCGGTGGCGGAGGTCTGGCACAATCTCGCCCGGCTCTGCGGCGACCTCGAGCGGCTCGTCGCCCTGCCGGAGCCCGACACGGCCGCCTTCGACGGCCACGCGCGGGGCCACCGCCGCGGCGTGCGGGCGAGCATCGAGACCGCCCGGACCATGATCCTCGACCTCGCCCGCTCCCGCGAGCGGGTCTCGGACCGCACCGCCCAGGCCCTGCTGCGCCTGGAGAGCGCCGAGCAGATCTTCGCCGCGCTGATCGCCGTGGGCGAACTGATCGACAGCCGCCCCGACGCGCGCCGCCGGGCGCTGGCCAAGGTCTTCCTGCGGCGCCTGCGCCCCCTGCTGGTGACCATCGCCCGGGCGATCCGCGACGACGTCAACCTCGACCTCGCCCGCCTGGAGCACTCCATCGCCCGGGTGGCCGAGGGCCTGTCGGAGGACCCGACCCTGGCCCGCCTCGCCGACAGGATCGTCGGGCGCGTGCGGATCGGCGCCAAGCTGTCGACGCCGGAGGGCTACCGGCCGGGCGGCACGATCACGGAGGGCGGCAGCCTCGACCGCTGGACCCGCTACGTCGGGCCGCTGGCGCAGAACTTCACCCTGGCCTCGCCCAACCTGCGGCACGCCCTGCGGGCGAGCGCGGTCGCGGCGCCGGCGCTCGCCGCCACCCTGACCTACGCGGGCGCCTTCACGCACTGGCTGGTGATGACCGTGGTGCTCACCATGCAGCCCTTCTACGCGGCGACGTGGCAGCGGGCGCTGGAGCGGATCGGCGGCACGGTGCTGGGCGGCCTCGTGGGCGCCGTGCTCGCCTACTACGCCACGAGCCCGCTGGCGGAGGCCGGGCTGATCCTGGTGCTCAGCATCGTGGGCTTCGCGGCGCGCCAGATCTCCTACGGCTTCTTCGTCACCTGCCTGACGCCCCTCGTGGTGCTGCTCGTCGAGTTGCTGGAGCCCGGCCACAGCTCCTGGGAGATCGTCGCCATGCGGGGCGGCTTCACGGTGCTGGGCGGCGTGATCGCGGTGGCGAGCTGCCTGGTGCTCTGGCCGATCTGGGAGCCCGATCAGGTCCGGCAGGAACTGCGCCGGGCGCTCAAGGCCCAGGCCGGCCTCGCCGAGGCGGTACTCCGCGCGCCGCCCGGCGAGGGCCGCGAGGCCGCGATCGCGGCGCAGAGCCGCGAGGCCGGCCTCGCCCTCAACGATCTGGAGGCGGCGCTCTCCCGCGCCCTGCAGCAGCCCCGGGCCGGCAGCCACCCGGAGGTGGAATCCGCCCTGGTGGCCGACGCGACCCTGCGCCGGATCAGCGCCCGGCTCATCGTCCTGCGGCACGCCCCGGAGGCGGCCGCCCCCGAGGCGGAACCCTGGCGGGCCTGGATCACCGCGACCCTGGCGGCCCTGGGCGCGGACAGGCCCGTGCCCGAGCGGCCGGCGCTGGATCGCGGGCAGTCGCTCGTGCGCCTCGTCAGTCAGGTCGATCTCCTGGTCGGAACCCTGCGGCCCGGGGAGATCCGGGCCGCGACGGTGGCCGAGGACGTCGCCCCGGCTTCCGGCCACGGGACCGACGCGCGGACCGGCCAGCCCGTCCTGCCGTCCTGA
- a CDS encoding zinc ribbon domain-containing protein, protein MTEDCPECGATLRWDAHTCISCGAVPAPPNVRFAERAIEAAALSLSWARALELASSNKATAEVERLDHLAKHSKMVINRKLRALSEWINSDDELYVNFYKLRERGLEYEDNVYNRQRVSAENTISPNFFDQLVVGALTIDGRGMTYYGEYTILIRQDRIASRASVFWENPFIFNKNHSIISGEDPPVGYRAPWGERNKIVVAKLAGDVKPGDGDAALAALVMGPDRAAKDCDFVEVHVHKHIHANEIEAVIAPSEIPADDEDAWEFLRDKLATKSIKC, encoded by the coding sequence ATGACTGAAGACTGTCCAGAATGCGGCGCTACCCTTCGATGGGATGCTCATACCTGCATATCATGTGGTGCTGTCCCTGCTCCACCCAATGTGCGATTTGCAGAGCGCGCCATTGAAGCCGCCGCTCTTTCGCTGAGCTGGGCGAGAGCGTTAGAACTCGCATCTAGCAATAAGGCAACGGCCGAGGTCGAGCGATTAGATCATCTCGCGAAACATTCAAAAATGGTGATAAATAGAAAACTGAGAGCACTCTCCGAATGGATCAATAGCGATGATGAACTTTACGTCAATTTTTATAAGCTGAGGGAGAGAGGACTAGAATACGAGGATAACGTATACAATCGGCAAAGGGTGTCAGCCGAAAATACAATCAGTCCCAATTTTTTTGACCAACTTGTAGTTGGGGCGCTGACCATCGATGGTCGCGGCATGACCTATTATGGCGAATATACTATTTTAATACGCCAGGACAGGATTGCATCAAGGGCAAGTGTTTTTTGGGAGAACCCATTCATTTTTAACAAAAATCACAGCATCATTTCAGGCGAAGATCCTCCAGTAGGATATCGTGCTCCATGGGGGGAGCGTAACAAGATAGTGGTCGCGAAATTAGCTGGCGATGTAAAGCCGGGCGATGGCGATGCTGCCCTAGCTGCCCTGGTGATGGGACCAGATAGAGCCGCTAAAGACTGCGACTTCGTTGAAGTACATGTCCACAAACACATCCATGCGAATGAAATTGAGGCCGTGATCGCTCCGAGCGAAATCCCAGCAGATGATGAGGATGCCTGGGAGTTCCTTCGCGATAAGCTGGCGACGAAGAGCATCAAATGCTAG
- the tnpA gene encoding IS66-like element accessory protein TnpA: protein MSGPTISPHILLAGTRRSWTREDKRAILDEAESTTASVSSVARRHGLTASLLFRWRREAWDEERATSLPVQPAFVPLALPAPPRSPACDQGLPGCAIEVELADGHRLRAQAWADPALARDLLAALLDR from the coding sequence ATGTCTGGACCTACGATCTCGCCCCATATCCTCTTAGCCGGCACGCGTCGCTCGTGGACGCGCGAGGACAAGCGAGCAATCCTCGATGAGGCGGAGAGCACCACCGCCTCGGTCTCGTCCGTAGCGCGTCGCCATGGCCTGACGGCCTCGCTCCTCTTCCGCTGGCGGCGCGAGGCCTGGGACGAAGAGCGCGCAACCTCCTTGCCGGTTCAGCCCGCGTTCGTTCCGCTCGCACTGCCGGCGCCGCCGAGATCGCCGGCGTGTGACCAGGGTCTGCCGGGCTGCGCCATCGAGGTGGAACTGGCCGACGGTCATCGGCTCCGTGCCCAGGCCTGGGCTGATCCAGCCCTGGCGCGAGACCTTCTCGCGGCGTTGCTGGATCGATGA